The following are encoded together in the Humulus lupulus chromosome 5, drHumLupu1.1, whole genome shotgun sequence genome:
- the LOC133778092 gene encoding phospholipase A1-Ibeta2, chloroplastic, with protein MQIGSTPALNSNQFQAASQASFNMKMSPLNPLTRRSSSNLTRVHLANLEKLLQKPPLPEKLSTQTARENVSENISTGSSEKRGRNLLEGLNLARIWPEMRAADEMSPRHLNRLQQLLTKTGEGEYSPRNNLGRRWRDYHGRNDWEGLIDPLDENLRREVVRYGEFIQAAYRFFHSNPATPLDEPPKARHVALPDRTYKVTKSLYATSSVGLPKWVDDVAPDLGWMTQRSSWVGYVAVCDDKREIQRMGRRDIVISLRGTATCLEWAENVRAQLIQMPDEEEQGHDPDLDLDTHSHKHQPKVECGFLSLFKTRGAHVESLAESVVEEIKRLMELYKGEQLSITVTGHSLGAALALLVGDELSTCAEDVPPIAVFSFGGPRVGNRGFANRINDKNVKVLRIVNSQDVITRVPGAFLGEAMNDENERKTGVIGGVLEMLEDNMPLAYSHVGTELRVDTKMSPYLKPNADMACCHDLEAYLHLVDGFLASNCPFRSNAKRSLARLLQDQGSNVKKLYTSKAKSLSLNLERKQGLMHFPISLPSPS; from the coding sequence atgcaGATCGGCTCTACTCCTGCTCTCAACTCTAATCAATTTCAGGCGGCATCACAAGCCAGCTTTAACATGAAAATGTCTCCTCTAAACCCATTAACAAGACGTTCTTCCTCTAATTTAACTCGAGTTCATCTTGCTAACCTCGAAAAACTCCTCCAGAAGCCTCCTCTGCCTGAGAAACTTAGCACACAAACTGCTCGAGAGAATGTCTCTGAGAATATTAGTACTGGGTCGTCCGAGAAAAGGGGGAGAAATCTACTGGAGGGTCTGAACTTGGCCCGGATATGGCCTGAGATGAGAGCAGCTGATGAAATGTCCCCGAGGCATCTCAACCGGCTTCAGCAGCTGCTTACCAAGACGGGTGAGGGTGAGTATTCACCCAGAAACAATCTGGGCCGTCGGTGGAGAGACTATCACGGTCGTAACGATTGGGAAGGACTAATAGATCCGCTCGACGAGAATCTTCGCCGTGAGGTTGTACGGTACGGCGAGTTCATCCAAGCCGCTTACCGTTTCTTCCACTCGAACCCGGCCACGCCCCTCGACGAGCCCCCCAAGGCTCGACATGTAGCGTTGCCGGACAGGACTTATAAGGTGACCAAGAGCCTCTATGCGACGTCGTCTGTTGGTTTGCCGAAATGGGTCGACGACGTAGCGCCTGATCTCGGGTGGATGACCCAGAGATCGAGCTGGGTCGGGTACGTCGCTGTTTGCGACGACAAGAGGGAAATCCAACGGATGGGGAGAAGGGATATCGTAATCTCGCTTCGTGGGACCGCCACGTGTCTCGAGTGGGCGGAAAATGTGAGGGCTCAACTGATCCAAATGCCTGACGAAGAAGAACAAGGCCATGACCCGGACCTGGACCTGGATACCCATAGCCATAAACACCAACCCAAAGTTGAGTGCGGATTTTTGAGCTTGTTCAAAACACGTGGTGCTCACGTGGAGAGTTTGGCTGAGTCTGTTGTTGAAGAGATCAAGCGCCTAATGGAGTTATACAAAGGTGAGCAACTAAGCATAACGGTCACTGGCCACAGCCTAGGAGCTGCCCTGGCCTTACTAGTAGGCGATGAACTGAGCACATGCGCCGAGGACGTGCCGCCCATTGCTGTCTTCTCGTTCGGCGGTCCCCGGGTGGGGAACCGTGGCTTTGCTAACCGAATTAACGATAAAAATGTCAAGGTCCTAAGAATTGTGAACTCACAAGACGTGATCACTAGAGTTCCCGGGGCGTTTTTAGGTGAAGCCATGAACGACGAGAATGAAAGGAAGACAGGAGTTATTGGGGGAGTGCTTGAAATGTTGGAGGACAACATGCCCTTAGCATACTCACATGTTGGGACAGAACTTAGGGTGGACACAAAAATGTCACCTTATCTTAAGCCTAATGCGGATATGGCTTGTTGTCATGATTTAGAGGCTTACCTACATTTAGTGGATGGTTTTTTGGCTTCTAATTGTCCATTTAGATCAAACGCTAAGCGAAGCTTGGCTAGGTTGCTTCAAGACCAAGGATCTAATGTGAAGAAGTTGTATACTAGTAAGGCCAAGTCCTTGAGTTTGAATCTTGAAAGAAAGCAGGGACTAATGCACTTCCCTATTAGCTTACCTAGTCCATCTTGA